In the genome of Amphiura filiformis chromosome 4, Afil_fr2py, whole genome shotgun sequence, one region contains:
- the LOC140150184 gene encoding uncharacterized protein — translation MCGNVFDIICVNETLCDQSIVDSELHLPGFNILRKDRKRDGGGVALYIRNTYNYKKRDDLSDGSVECIWAEITPPHRSPILVCAIYNPNGKNTEFSEKLSVMLSNASVADNEIVVLGDFNCDYSPNVSTKEVNDLKFVTEMHQLQQLICLPTRVTSHSKTIIDLFYTSKPELYSNCGVIQTSISDHYMIYAVRNCKPVKGEHKSIEYRCFKSFDEKMFVDDLTSVPWNEIEKFRNVNDALKLWYEMFERVVDKHIPKKSKRVKATPTPWLNKDIKKNKTKRDYLHRKALRSNTSSDWEEYKQCRNEVTSMIRKAKETYCKQSVSQNAGDSKKMWKALNDILPHKASPSPSSITIDDEVCTSVNDIANGFNKYFTGVAAKLVDSNGTICNDESVYVEDKPTGDCSKPVLDLPSISSEFICREIDLMSEKKATGLDDIGSKILKLAKPAILSSLVYIMNLSLRTGVFPDLWKEAKVVPLHKGGDMSINNFRPIAILPVYEQSNFPWSNIYVC, via the exons ATGTGTGGTAATGTATTCGATATTATTTGCGTTAACGAAACTCTCTGTGACCAAAGTATTGTTGACAGTGAGTTACATCTACCTGGTTTTAACATCTTAagaaaagacagaaaaagagatggaGGCGGCGTCGCTCTCTACATTAGAAATACTTATAATTATAAGAAAAGAGATGATTTATCTGATGGTAGTGTTGAGTGTATATGGGCTGAGATAACACCGCCCCATAGAAGCCCCATTTTGGTATGTGCTATCTATAACCCTAATGGAAAAAATACTGAGTTTTCTGAAAAATTGtctgttatgttatcaaatgcttCTGTAGCTGATAATGAGATTGTTGTGCTTGGAGATTTTAATTGTGATTATTCTCCTAATGTATCCACCAAGGAGGTCAATGATCTTAAGTTTGTCACTGAAATGCATCAACTACAGCAATTGATCTGTTTACCAACAAGGGTCACGTCACATAGCAAAACAATCATTGATCTATTTTATACTTCTAAACCTGAGTTATATAGTAATTGTGGTGTTATACAAACATCAATAAGTGACCATTACATGATTTATGCAGTTAGAAATTGTAAACCAGTGAAAGGTGAACATAAATCCATTGAGTATCGGTGTTTTAAATCATTTGATGAGAAAATGTTTGTTGATGATCTAACTAGTGTACCATGGAATGAGATTGAAAAATTTCGTAACGTCAATGATGCTTTAAAGTTATGGTATGAAATGTTTGAAAGAGTTGTTGATAAACATATTCCTAAAAAGTCTAAGCGTGTAAAAGCTACACCAACACCTTGGTTAAACAAAGATAttaaaaagaataaaacaaaaagggATTATTTACATCGCAAAGCTTTGAGAAGTAATACTAGTTCTGATTGGGAAGAATATAAGCAGTGTAGAAATGAGGTTACATCAATGATTCGTAAAGCAAAAGAAACTTATTGTAAGCAAAGTGTGTCCCAAAATGCTGGTGATTCTAAGAAGATGTGGAAAGCGCTTAACGATATTTTGCCTCACAAAGCTTCTCCTAGTCCCTCATCAATCACTATTGATGACGAGGTGTGTACAAGTGTTAATGATATTGCTAAtggttttaataagtactttacaGGTGTTGCTGCTAAACTTGTTGATAGCAATGGTACTATTTGTAATGATGAATCTGTTTATGTTGAAGATAAACCAACTGGCGATTGCTCTAAACCCGTACTTGATTTACCATCTATTTCAAGTGAATTTATTTGTAGAGAAATTGACCTCATGAGTGAGAAAAAGGCCACTGGTCTTGATGACATTggtagcaaaattttaaaattggccaAACCTGCTATTTTGAGCAGCCTTGTGTACATTATGAATTTGTCTTTGAGAACAGGTGTGTTTCCCGATTTATGGAAAGAAGCTAAAGTAGTTCCTCTTCACAAAGGTGGTGATATGTCAATTAACAACTTCAGGCCAATTGCCATCCTTCCTGTT TATGAACAAAGTAATTTCCCATGGTCAAATATCT